One stretch of Amycolatopsis sp. NBC_00345 DNA includes these proteins:
- a CDS encoding ABC transporter ATP-binding protein, whose amino-acid sequence MNEQTVAEAHQLGKVYGDGDAAVVALAGVTAGFRRGEFTAIMGPSGSGKSTFMHCLAGLDKPTTGKASIAGVDLGSLDDEKLTRVRREKIGFVFQSFNLLPTLSAWENIILPLSLSGRKPDQAWADQVIAATGLGDRLDHRPAQLSGGQQQRVACARALITRPELAVADEPTGNLDSRSGAQILGLLQRCAREWGQTVLMVTHDPIAAGYADRVLFLADGRLVDEMRQPTPGRVLDRMRRFEPQAVR is encoded by the coding sequence ATGAACGAACAAACTGTGGCCGAGGCGCACCAGCTCGGCAAGGTCTACGGCGACGGCGATGCCGCCGTGGTCGCGCTGGCCGGGGTGACCGCCGGCTTCCGGCGCGGCGAGTTCACCGCGATCATGGGCCCGTCGGGCTCGGGCAAGTCGACCTTCATGCACTGCCTCGCCGGGCTCGACAAGCCCACCACGGGGAAGGCGAGCATCGCGGGCGTCGACCTGGGCTCGCTGGACGACGAGAAGCTCACCCGCGTGCGCCGCGAGAAGATCGGCTTCGTCTTCCAGTCCTTCAACCTGCTGCCGACGCTGAGCGCCTGGGAGAACATCATCCTGCCGTTGTCGCTGTCCGGCCGGAAGCCGGACCAGGCCTGGGCCGACCAGGTCATCGCGGCGACGGGCCTCGGCGACCGGCTCGACCACCGGCCCGCGCAGCTCTCCGGCGGCCAGCAGCAGCGCGTCGCGTGCGCGCGGGCGCTGATCACCCGGCCGGAGCTGGCCGTCGCCGACGAGCCCACCGGGAACCTGGACTCCCGCTCCGGCGCGCAGATCCTCGGCCTGCTGCAGCGCTGCGCCCGCGAGTGGGGGCAGACCGTGCTGATGGTGACGCACGACCCGATCGCCGCCGGGTACGCCGACCGGGTCCTCTTCCTGGCCGACGGCCGGCTGGTCGACGAGATGCGGCAGCCGACGCCCGGCCGGGTGCTGGACCGCATGCGCCGGTTCGAGCCGCAGGCGGTGCGCTGA
- a CDS encoding ABC transporter permease, producing the protein MFRRAFRSILAHKARFLLPTLGVVLGVAFVVGSLLYGDAVKTSVARAQARAQADVAVEVQPSLLATPLGDDVVQQLHAVPGVAQARPLADGYAFLVGKDGAIVGRSERAGGVSYDPGRYPLSAGQAPTGRDQIALDEFTAERAGYQVGDQVRVIVNGAAHQVKVTGVFAAEDPRLAGGGTLVAFDLKTASAQFSPTRGGYTAVDLVAAPGVSQDAIAASVRATLPPTFDAETGASLNSAPSDDKLTDILLLFAAVALFVAIFLVANMFTMLAAARARENALLRAVGASRRYVLRSVLAEAAVLGVIATVLGYVLGIGAALLLNRGFSVVNGPDVPLQVFSAGALAAALGVGVGVTMIAAYVPARRAAATPPIAALRAGLAPTAKSLRRRNIIGVVVCLLGAAITAAGIETQELIYLGAPLLVLGLIVLTPWLSLGLTKLLRGPLTRLSGMRGTLAVENTRRNPRRTAATAATLMIGLSVCAAVTVGIASVAAKDAKETETGDKADISVTAIAFSELNSGTTADIAKVPGVSAVSPLTPVSIKLEEDKFLNLTAVDPGSAKDFLPLTVKEGSLDKLADGIAVSTATAQRYDLEVGSEVSGPIQVLGAADQAVSLPVVAIYDAPQSADQKALISVQRAPEAATPQTILVKAAPGQDPAALRKQIQQTLANPVLTVQTKAEAAEAASSEAESFLNILYALLSVSVLIGALGVVNTMTMSTLERVREIGLLRAVGLGRKQVGSVLRWESVIIAALGAGIGLIAGCALGAVGVLSQKGVSLVVPWTQLGVFVLMTVAIGILASLWPARTAARTPILTAIHTDTE; encoded by the coding sequence ATGTTCCGCCGCGCGTTCCGGTCGATCCTCGCGCACAAGGCGCGGTTCCTGCTGCCCACGCTCGGGGTGGTGCTCGGCGTCGCGTTTGTCGTCGGGTCGCTGCTCTACGGCGACGCGGTCAAAACCTCGGTCGCCCGCGCCCAAGCCCGCGCACAGGCCGACGTCGCGGTCGAGGTGCAGCCCTCCCTGCTCGCCACCCCGCTCGGCGACGACGTCGTCCAGCAGCTCCACGCCGTCCCTGGCGTCGCGCAGGCCCGGCCGCTCGCCGACGGGTACGCCTTCCTCGTCGGCAAGGACGGGGCGATCGTCGGACGGTCCGAGCGCGCCGGCGGCGTCAGCTACGACCCCGGCCGCTACCCGCTGAGCGCCGGGCAGGCACCCACCGGCCGGGACCAGATCGCGCTCGACGAGTTCACCGCCGAGCGCGCGGGTTACCAGGTCGGCGACCAGGTGCGGGTGATCGTCAACGGCGCGGCGCACCAGGTGAAGGTCACCGGCGTCTTCGCCGCCGAAGACCCCAGGCTCGCCGGGGGCGGCACGCTCGTCGCGTTCGACCTCAAGACCGCCAGCGCGCAGTTCAGCCCGACGCGGGGCGGTTACACGGCGGTGGACCTCGTGGCCGCGCCCGGCGTCAGCCAGGACGCGATCGCCGCGAGCGTGCGCGCCACGCTGCCGCCGACGTTCGACGCCGAAACGGGAGCCTCGCTCAACTCCGCCCCGAGCGACGACAAGCTCACCGATATCCTGCTGCTGTTCGCGGCCGTGGCGCTGTTCGTCGCGATCTTCCTGGTAGCGAACATGTTCACCATGCTCGCCGCGGCCCGCGCCCGGGAGAACGCGCTGCTGCGCGCGGTCGGCGCGTCGCGGCGGTACGTGCTCCGGAGCGTGCTCGCCGAAGCCGCCGTGCTCGGTGTCATCGCGACGGTGCTCGGCTACGTGCTCGGGATCGGCGCGGCCCTCTTGCTCAACCGCGGATTCTCCGTGGTCAACGGGCCCGACGTGCCGCTGCAGGTGTTCAGCGCCGGCGCGTTGGCCGCCGCGCTCGGCGTCGGTGTCGGCGTGACGATGATCGCCGCGTACGTGCCGGCACGGCGCGCGGCCGCCACCCCGCCGATCGCGGCGCTGCGGGCCGGGCTGGCGCCGACCGCGAAGTCGTTGCGCCGCCGGAACATCATCGGTGTTGTGGTCTGCCTGCTCGGCGCGGCGATCACCGCGGCCGGGATCGAGACGCAGGAGCTGATCTACCTGGGCGCGCCGCTGCTCGTGCTCGGCCTGATCGTGCTGACCCCGTGGCTGAGCCTCGGCCTGACCAAGCTGCTGCGCGGCCCGCTGACCAGGCTTTCCGGGATGCGCGGCACGCTGGCCGTGGAAAACACCCGCCGCAACCCGCGCCGGACCGCGGCCACGGCGGCGACGCTGATGATCGGGCTGTCCGTCTGCGCGGCGGTCACCGTGGGGATCGCGTCGGTCGCCGCGAAGGACGCGAAGGAGACCGAGACCGGCGACAAGGCCGACATCAGCGTCACCGCGATTGCCTTCTCGGAACTCAACTCCGGCACCACCGCCGATATCGCGAAGGTGCCCGGTGTAAGCGCGGTCAGCCCGCTCACGCCGGTGTCGATCAAGCTCGAGGAGGACAAGTTCCTCAACCTGACGGCCGTGGATCCGGGCAGTGCCAAGGACTTCCTGCCGCTGACGGTCAAGGAGGGCTCGCTCGACAAGCTGGCCGACGGCATCGCGGTCTCGACGGCGACGGCACAGAGGTACGACCTCGAGGTCGGCTCCGAGGTGTCCGGGCCGATCCAGGTGCTGGGCGCGGCCGATCAGGCGGTGTCGCTGCCGGTCGTCGCGATCTATGACGCGCCGCAGTCCGCCGACCAGAAGGCGCTGATCTCGGTGCAGCGCGCTCCGGAAGCGGCGACTCCGCAGACGATCCTGGTGAAGGCCGCGCCGGGACAGGACCCGGCAGCGTTGCGGAAGCAGATCCAGCAGACGCTCGCAAACCCGGTGCTGACCGTGCAGACCAAGGCCGAGGCCGCCGAGGCAGCGAGCAGCGAGGCGGAATCCTTCCTCAACATCCTGTACGCGCTGCTCAGCGTGTCGGTGCTGATCGGCGCGCTCGGCGTGGTGAATACCATGACGATGTCCACTTTGGAGCGAGTGCGCGAGATCGGCCTGTTGCGCGCGGTCGGTCTCGGCCGCAAGCAGGTCGGATCGGTGCTGCGATGGGAGTCGGTGATCATCGCGGCGCTGGGCGCCGGCATCGGGCTGATCGCCGGGTGCGCGCTCGGCGCGGTGGGCGTGCTCAGCCAGAAGGGGGTCTCGCTGGTGGTGCCGTGGACGCAGCTGGGCGTGTTCGTCCTGATGACCGTGGCGATCGGGATCCTCGCGTCGCTGTGGCCCGCCCGGACAGCCGCCCGTACGCCGATCTTGACCGCGATCCACACCGACACGGAGTAG
- a CDS encoding quinone oxidoreductase family protein yields the protein MRAVVVEASRELAVADVPEPAPGPGQVLLDVDVVGVGYVDVMGLRGGDELSPAAGSVPGLEVVGRVRTVGSGVSEELVGKRVLAQPDFGGYAEQVAVDADRLLPAPPDADPAEVVALGLNALVAEGALHRTGVAPGERVLVRGAGGGIGVLATQIAHARGGEVTVVTSSAERGERLRALGAAKVVDRTRSGRPEDTYDVIVDTVAGPQVGEYLELLRPNGRYVLCGGAGGVPGPEAFEPLLRDFHKSLTLLTFSLNSVAPEDRRQSWDRVVALLADGRLSAVLDQSFPLADAAAALRRVERGKSFGKVVLLAAQGIPGRVVP from the coding sequence ATGAGAGCGGTAGTCGTCGAGGCATCACGGGAGCTGGCCGTGGCCGACGTGCCCGAGCCGGCTCCTGGTCCCGGGCAGGTTTTGCTGGATGTCGACGTGGTCGGAGTGGGCTACGTGGACGTCATGGGACTGCGGGGTGGCGACGAGCTCTCTCCCGCTGCCGGTTCGGTGCCTGGCCTCGAGGTTGTCGGGCGTGTGCGGACCGTGGGTTCCGGCGTGTCAGAGGAACTCGTCGGAAAACGAGTCCTGGCGCAACCTGATTTCGGTGGTTACGCCGAGCAGGTCGCGGTCGACGCCGATCGGCTGCTTCCGGCGCCGCCCGATGCCGACCCGGCCGAGGTGGTCGCCTTGGGCCTCAACGCGCTGGTCGCCGAGGGAGCGTTGCACCGGACCGGAGTCGCCCCGGGTGAACGGGTGCTGGTCCGTGGCGCGGGCGGCGGGATCGGCGTGCTCGCCACGCAGATCGCCCACGCTCGGGGCGGCGAGGTCACTGTGGTGACTTCCTCCGCGGAGCGGGGAGAACGCTTGCGGGCACTCGGCGCCGCGAAGGTCGTCGACCGCACCCGGTCCGGCCGTCCCGAGGACACTTACGACGTCATTGTGGACACCGTGGCCGGCCCGCAGGTGGGCGAGTATCTGGAACTGTTGCGCCCCAACGGCCGTTACGTCCTCTGCGGTGGCGCCGGCGGTGTGCCGGGGCCCGAAGCGTTCGAGCCGCTGCTCCGCGACTTCCACAAGTCGTTGACGCTGCTGACCTTCAGCCTGAACTCCGTGGCGCCCGAAGATCGCCGCCAGTCCTGGGATCGGGTCGTCGCGCTCCTGGCCGACGGCCGGCTCTCCGCCGTGCTCGACCAGAGCTTCCCGCTCGCCGATGCCGCCGCCGCGCTCCGGCGGGTAGAGCGCGGAAAGTCGTTCGGCAAGGTCGTTCTGCTTGCCGCACAAGGAATTCCTGGTCGGGTTGTGCCTTGA
- a CDS encoding isochorismatase family protein — MTPALLLIDVQNNMLRPPEPVPDADRVAAAIAAVLARARSARAIVVHVRNNGTEDDPDVPGSPGWAFVHDVREGEHIVDKTTPDSFDGTPLASLLPPSAPLVVAGMQSEFCVRSTSLAALRRGHTVTLVSDAHATYDGSTPAATTSKAVDAELSAEGVTLTTSETVDFAAR; from the coding sequence ATGACTCCAGCGCTGCTCCTCATCGATGTCCAGAACAACATGCTCCGCCCGCCCGAGCCGGTGCCCGACGCCGACCGGGTGGCGGCGGCGATCGCCGCCGTGCTGGCCCGTGCCCGCTCGGCCCGCGCCATCGTCGTGCACGTGCGTAACAACGGCACCGAAGACGATCCCGACGTACCCGGCTCACCTGGCTGGGCCTTTGTCCACGATGTGCGCGAGGGCGAGCACATCGTGGACAAAACGACGCCGGATTCGTTCGACGGCACCCCGTTGGCGAGTCTGTTGCCGCCCTCGGCACCGCTTGTGGTGGCGGGGATGCAGAGCGAGTTCTGCGTGCGCTCGACGTCGCTGGCGGCCCTCCGGCGCGGTCACACGGTCACCCTTGTCTCCGACGCCCACGCCACCTACGACGGCAGCACGCCCGCCGCGACGACGTCGAAGGCCGTCGACGCCGAACTGTCCGCGGAGGGGGTGACGCTGACGACGAGCGAAACGGTCGATTTCGCCGCGCGCTGA
- a CDS encoding CaiB/BaiF CoA transferase family protein, giving the protein MLPLSGITVVSLEQAVAAPFATRQLADLGARVIKIERPGAGDFARSYDATVHGLSSHFVWLNRNKESFALDVKVPGQRQVLDELLARADVFVQNLAPGAAERLGLGADRLLAEHPRLIVCGISGYGTDGPYRDKKAYDLLVQCETGVPTLTGTPDQPAKTGIPVADIAGGMYAYSGVLSALYERERTGRGQAFEVSLFDALTEWVGFPLYYTVYGGTQPARTGLSHAAIAPYGPFLCGDGETIFLAVQNDREWQRLCADVLRQPELAAQDSFATNDARSEHRDELRAVIEAAFAPLDSATVLDRLDAASIANARLRGIAQLADHPQLTERGRWGEVGSPAGPLRSLVPPVTVAGREPRLDPIPDVGEHNAALLAELGYDGMPD; this is encoded by the coding sequence ATGCTGCCATTGTCCGGAATCACCGTCGTTTCGCTGGAACAGGCCGTCGCGGCGCCGTTCGCGACGCGGCAGCTCGCCGACCTCGGCGCGCGGGTGATCAAGATCGAGAGGCCGGGCGCGGGCGACTTCGCGCGGTCTTACGACGCCACCGTCCACGGTCTGTCGAGCCACTTCGTTTGGCTCAACCGCAACAAAGAGTCGTTCGCGCTCGACGTGAAAGTGCCCGGGCAGCGCCAAGTGCTGGACGAACTGCTGGCGCGCGCCGACGTCTTCGTGCAGAACCTCGCGCCCGGCGCGGCGGAGCGGCTCGGCCTTGGCGCAGACCGGCTCCTGGCCGAGCATCCGCGGCTGATCGTCTGCGGCATCTCCGGCTACGGCACCGACGGCCCGTACCGCGACAAGAAGGCGTACGACCTGTTGGTGCAGTGCGAAACCGGCGTCCCCACCCTGACCGGAACCCCGGACCAGCCCGCGAAAACCGGCATCCCGGTCGCCGACATCGCCGGCGGCATGTACGCCTACAGCGGCGTGCTTTCCGCGTTGTACGAACGCGAACGCACCGGCCGCGGCCAGGCCTTCGAGGTCTCCCTCTTCGACGCACTCACCGAATGGGTCGGCTTCCCGCTCTACTACACTGTGTACGGGGGCACCCAGCCGGCGCGAACGGGACTTTCGCACGCGGCCATCGCCCCGTACGGCCCGTTCCTCTGCGGTGACGGCGAGACGATTTTCCTGGCCGTGCAGAACGACCGTGAGTGGCAGCGGCTCTGCGCCGACGTCCTGCGGCAGCCGGAGCTGGCGGCTCAGGATTCCTTCGCTACCAACGACGCCCGCTCCGAGCATCGCGACGAACTGCGTGCCGTCATCGAAGCGGCGTTCGCCCCGCTCGACTCGGCGACGGTGCTCGACCGGCTTGACGCGGCGTCGATCGCCAACGCGCGGTTGCGTGGGATCGCCCAGCTGGCCGACCATCCGCAGCTCACCGAACGCGGACGCTGGGGCGAAGTCGGTTCGCCGGCAGGGCCGCTGCGCTCGCTCGTACCACCGGTGACGGTCGCGGGCCGTGAACCGCGCCTCGACCCCATCCCCGATGTAGGTGAACACAACGCCGCCCTGCTGGCCGAACTGGGCTACGACGGCATGCCGGACTGA
- a CDS encoding MarR family winged helix-turn-helix transcriptional regulator: MVDEDPTEQSAWRPLRLLQAAMDDDISRLYTERGIDGLKPSYVMELLRLHARGPMTITELAASVDRTHSALSQKVAAMRKAGLVTTATGDDARSKRVTLTPKAAGIVAQLAAEWRATEAAIAELEAEVPYALSKIVLDLEKALQRKSFHDRIAEKLAEDDAWTQAPA; this comes from the coding sequence ATGGTTGACGAAGACCCGACCGAGCAGAGCGCCTGGCGACCGCTGCGACTGCTCCAGGCCGCGATGGACGACGACATCTCGCGGCTCTACACCGAGCGCGGCATCGACGGCCTGAAGCCCAGCTACGTGATGGAGCTGCTGCGCCTGCACGCGCGCGGGCCGATGACGATCACCGAGCTGGCCGCGTCCGTCGACCGGACCCACTCCGCGCTGAGCCAGAAGGTCGCGGCGATGCGGAAGGCCGGCCTGGTCACGACCGCCACCGGCGACGACGCCCGCAGCAAGAGGGTGACGCTGACCCCCAAGGCGGCGGGCATCGTCGCCCAGCTGGCCGCGGAGTGGCGCGCGACCGAGGCCGCGATCGCCGAACTCGAGGCCGAGGTCCCGTACGCGCTCAGCAAGATCGTCCTTGACCTCGAGAAAGCTTTGCAGCGCAAGAGCTTCCACGACCGCATCGCCGAGAAGCTGGCCGAGGACGACGCTTGGACCCAGGCGCCGGCCTGA
- a CDS encoding S9 family peptidase, translating into MPADDARTGPFSDLEAYVGLPRLTPGLWLSPDGRRLVVPVTSLDEGGSREATALWEVDPEGGRAARRLTRGAKGESAAGFTPSGDLLFVSSRSGEQALWLLPAEGGEARMLVSPSGGVRGVSASGTGTVLLGSEMLPSATDEASDRELRAGRADAGVTALLHEEFPVRFWNHDIGPARTRLFTGQLTGEGLELSDLTGHVGRALDDSCTWEISPDGSTAVTTWAVPEPGGSQRYTLVAIDVATGARRTLADDVGHEYAGPRISPDGARVAVVVSRRFTPEDPGDCWLGVVPLAGGEVRILAEDWDRRPESACWTPDGSALLTTADDHGRAPLWRVDVATGAVTRLTPDHGAYSDAQVSPDGRWVYASRSATDSPPAPVRIDLSGGGGVEELPSPVAPLELPGRLEEVVTTASDGTEIRGWLVLPEPPAEGEPAPLVVMLHGGPVGSAKTWSWRWNPWLFAARGYAVLLPDFALSTGYGVEFIRRGWGQWGSAPYTDVLALTDATQARPDVDSHRAAAAGGSFGGFMANWIATQTDRFSAIISHASIWDLGQQSDASDFAHFFHQEMTPEAAETASPHRFADAITTPMLITHGVLDYRCPIGEALSLWWALLSRSKAEDGSTPHKFLYFPDEDHFILAPGHVKVWYETVLAFADHHVRGLPWRRPELLG; encoded by the coding sequence GTGCCTGCAGACGACGCCCGCACCGGGCCCTTCTCCGATCTCGAAGCCTACGTCGGCCTTCCCCGGCTGACCCCCGGGCTCTGGCTGTCCCCGGACGGCCGGCGCCTCGTTGTGCCCGTGACCTCGCTCGACGAAGGGGGCAGCCGGGAGGCGACGGCGTTGTGGGAGGTGGACCCCGAGGGCGGGCGCGCGGCGCGTCGGCTGACGCGCGGCGCGAAAGGCGAGTCGGCGGCCGGGTTCACCCCGTCCGGCGACCTGCTGTTCGTGTCGTCGCGCTCCGGCGAGCAGGCGTTGTGGCTGCTGCCCGCCGAAGGCGGCGAGGCGCGGATGCTGGTGTCGCCGTCCGGGGGTGTGCGGGGTGTTTCTGCCAGCGGCACGGGGACGGTGCTGCTCGGGTCGGAGATGCTGCCGTCGGCGACCGACGAGGCGAGCGACCGGGAGCTGCGCGCGGGGCGGGCGGACGCGGGGGTCACCGCGTTGCTGCACGAGGAGTTCCCCGTGCGGTTCTGGAACCACGACATCGGCCCGGCGCGCACGCGGCTGTTCACCGGGCAGCTGACCGGTGAAGGACTGGAGCTGAGCGACCTGACCGGGCACGTCGGGCGCGCGCTGGACGACTCCTGCACCTGGGAGATCAGCCCGGACGGCAGCACCGCGGTCACCACCTGGGCGGTCCCGGAACCGGGCGGCTCGCAGCGCTACACGCTGGTCGCGATCGACGTGGCCACTGGTGCCCGCCGCACGCTCGCCGACGACGTCGGCCACGAGTACGCGGGGCCGCGGATCTCGCCGGACGGCGCGAGGGTGGCCGTGGTCGTCAGCCGGCGGTTCACCCCGGAAGACCCCGGCGACTGCTGGCTCGGCGTCGTCCCGCTCGCGGGCGGCGAGGTGCGGATCCTGGCCGAGGACTGGGACCGGCGCCCGGAGTCCGCGTGCTGGACCCCGGACGGCTCCGCGCTGCTGACGACGGCGGACGACCACGGCCGGGCCCCGTTGTGGCGGGTCGACGTCGCGACAGGTGCGGTCACACGGCTGACCCCGGACCACGGCGCGTACTCGGATGCGCAGGTCTCGCCGGACGGGCGGTGGGTGTACGCGTCACGTTCGGCCACGGACAGTCCACCGGCCCCGGTGCGGATCGACCTCAGCGGCGGCGGGGGCGTCGAGGAGCTGCCGAGCCCGGTGGCGCCGCTGGAGCTGCCAGGGCGGCTGGAGGAGGTCGTCACCACTGCGTCGGACGGCACGGAGATCCGGGGCTGGCTGGTGCTGCCCGAGCCCCCGGCCGAGGGAGAGCCGGCGCCGCTGGTCGTGATGCTCCACGGTGGCCCGGTCGGCTCGGCGAAGACCTGGTCGTGGCGCTGGAACCCGTGGCTGTTCGCCGCGCGCGGTTATGCCGTGCTGCTGCCGGACTTCGCGCTTTCGACCGGCTACGGCGTCGAGTTCATCCGGCGTGGCTGGGGCCAGTGGGGCAGCGCGCCTTACACCGACGTGCTGGCGCTCACCGACGCCACCCAGGCGCGGCCGGACGTCGACTCCCACCGGGCGGCGGCCGCGGGCGGGTCCTTCGGCGGGTTCATGGCCAACTGGATCGCGACGCAGACCGACCGTTTCTCCGCGATCATCAGCCACGCCTCGATCTGGGACCTCGGACAGCAGAGCGACGCCTCCGACTTCGCGCACTTCTTCCATCAGGAGATGACCCCGGAGGCCGCCGAAACGGCGTCCCCGCACCGGTTCGCGGACGCCATCACCACGCCGATGCTCATCACCCACGGCGTGCTCGACTACCGCTGTCCCATCGGTGAGGCGCTGTCCCTCTGGTGGGCTCTGCTGTCGCGCTCGAAAGCCGAGGACGGGAGCACGCCGCACAAGTTCCTGTACTTCCCGGACGAGGACCACTTCATCCTCGCGCCCGGGCACGTCAAGGTCTGGTACGAGACGGTCCTCGCGTTTGCCGACCACCATGTGCGGGGCCTGCCCTGGCGTCGGCCGGAGCTGCTGGGGTAG
- a CDS encoding glycoside hydrolase family 3 N-terminal domain-containing protein, whose translation MNFVTPGKTMLALATVAVLAGTAAAAPGPAGLTPQQLAGQRVIYSYPGLTPPDTLLQRIRAGEAAGVIFFGENVQSSQQIAGVVQQLRAAAAQSPVHQPLLLMTDQEGGKVRRLPGEPTLSEKQVGQAADPEAAARAAGTGAGENLKSVGMNVNLSPVLDVYRQEGNFIDQFGRSYSNDPGTATRLGYDFITAQQAAGAAATAKHFPGLGAVPAGANTDVGPVTLNVPLSELRAKDEAPYPAAVRAWVNFVMLSWAVYPALDPSRPAGLSRTVVQQELRQHNNFHGVTITDALEAGALKDYGGTGNRATLAAKAGMDLILASARDVQQGDDAVNALAAGLTDGSLPRAEFTAAVDRISSLRGQLH comes from the coding sequence ATGAACTTTGTGACGCCCGGAAAGACCATGCTCGCCCTGGCCACCGTCGCCGTGCTGGCGGGCACCGCGGCCGCCGCCCCCGGCCCGGCCGGCCTCACCCCGCAACAGCTGGCCGGCCAGCGGGTGATCTATTCCTACCCCGGCCTCACCCCGCCGGACACGCTGCTGCAGCGGATCCGCGCCGGCGAGGCGGCGGGGGTCATCTTCTTCGGCGAGAACGTCCAGAGCAGCCAGCAGATCGCGGGCGTCGTGCAGCAGCTGCGCGCCGCGGCCGCGCAGAGCCCGGTGCACCAGCCGCTGCTGCTGATGACCGACCAGGAGGGCGGCAAGGTCCGGCGGCTGCCGGGCGAGCCCACGCTGTCGGAGAAGCAGGTGGGCCAGGCCGCCGATCCCGAGGCCGCGGCGAGGGCCGCGGGCACCGGCGCGGGGGAGAACCTCAAGAGCGTCGGGATGAACGTCAACCTCTCGCCGGTCCTTGACGTCTACCGGCAAGAGGGCAACTTCATCGACCAGTTCGGCCGCTCGTACAGCAACGACCCGGGCACGGCGACCAGGCTGGGGTACGACTTCATCACCGCGCAGCAGGCCGCGGGCGCCGCCGCCACCGCGAAGCACTTCCCCGGCCTCGGCGCGGTTCCGGCGGGCGCGAACACCGACGTGGGCCCGGTGACGTTGAACGTGCCGCTTTCGGAGCTGCGCGCGAAGGACGAAGCGCCGTACCCGGCCGCTGTGCGCGCGTGGGTGAACTTCGTGATGCTGTCGTGGGCGGTGTACCCGGCGCTCGACCCCAGCCGTCCGGCCGGCTTGTCACGGACCGTCGTCCAGCAGGAATTGCGGCAGCACAACAACTTCCACGGCGTCACGATCACCGACGCGCTGGAAGCCGGCGCGCTGAAGGACTACGGCGGCACCGGCAACCGCGCGACGCTCGCGGCGAAGGCGGGGATGGACCTGATCCTCGCGTCCGCCCGCGACGTCCAGCAAGGGGACGACGCCGTCAACGCGCTCGCCGCGGGGCTGACCGACGGGAGCCTCCCGCGCGCCGAGTTCACCGCCGCCGTGGACCGGATTTCCTCGCTGCGGGGCCAATTGCACTGA
- the wzm gene encoding galactan export ABC transporter permease subunit Wzm/RfbD, whose product MTATPTAAPAVDAPPKSFRRAFADLSAGLHARELWALLAWQDIKQRYRRSSLGPLWITVGMAVTALALGVVNSALFGTSISTLLPSITTGLILWNFMNGCIVEGSETFIANEGMIKQLPAPVSVYALRTVWRQALYLGHNLIVYVVVLIIFFGNLNHPYHLVDRPGALLHPGLSWTVLLAIPALALILLNGAWVVLLLGIVSTRFRDIPPVIQSFITMLFYATPIMWSMDQVRAMNQGAKSGFGSIAVDLLQLNPVYHFVEIVRAPLVGQQQSWTHWLVTGVVTIVGWTLALVVLRNYRSRVAYWV is encoded by the coding sequence ATGACTGCCACTCCCACCGCGGCCCCCGCCGTCGACGCCCCGCCGAAGAGCTTCAGGCGGGCGTTCGCCGACCTCAGTGCCGGACTGCACGCGCGGGAGCTGTGGGCGCTGCTGGCCTGGCAGGACATCAAGCAGCGCTACCGCCGTTCGTCACTCGGTCCACTCTGGATCACCGTCGGCATGGCGGTGACGGCGCTCGCGCTCGGGGTGGTGAACTCGGCGCTGTTCGGCACGTCGATCTCCACGCTGCTGCCGAGCATCACCACCGGGCTGATCCTGTGGAACTTCATGAACGGCTGCATCGTCGAGGGCTCCGAGACGTTCATCGCGAACGAGGGCATGATCAAGCAGCTGCCCGCGCCGGTTTCGGTGTACGCGCTGCGCACGGTGTGGCGGCAGGCGCTGTACCTGGGGCATAACCTGATCGTGTACGTGGTCGTGCTGATCATCTTCTTCGGCAACCTGAACCACCCGTACCACCTCGTGGACCGGCCCGGCGCGCTGCTGCACCCCGGCTTGAGCTGGACGGTCCTGCTGGCGATCCCCGCGCTCGCGCTGATCCTGCTCAACGGCGCGTGGGTGGTGCTGCTGCTCGGCATCGTGTCCACCCGGTTCCGCGACATCCCGCCGGTGATTCAGAGCTTCATCACGATGCTCTTCTACGCCACGCCCATCATGTGGTCGATGGACCAGGTGCGGGCGATGAACCAGGGCGCCAAGAGCGGGTTCGGCTCGATCGCGGTCGACCTGCTGCAGCTGAACCCGGTGTACCACTTCGTGGAGATCGTCCGGGCGCCGCTGGTCGGCCAGCAGCAGAGCTGGACGCACTGGCTGGTGACCGGTGTGGTGACGATCGTCGGCTGGACGCTGGCGCTGGTCGTGCTGCGCAACTACCGCTCGCGCGTGGCCTACTGGGTCTGA